A region of Kribbella sp. NBC_01245 DNA encodes the following proteins:
- a CDS encoding S8 family serine peptidase, whose translation MSSRNRRRGIARSLVSAIAAAAVVATSLAATSVGAQAAPQADPPPAAEKIKPELTKALQAKMATDFWVRFGDQADLSQAGRITDWNERGTAVAAALRKTAAESQAKVRAELDGMHLKYEAFWGTNAIKVSGGSMAHVQKLAAFSEVEGLYAPVQYVAPKVDKDTSGDHTTMAVEWGIANINADDVWSTYGAKGAGIVIANIDTGVQFDHPALVNQYRGKKADGTFDHNYNWFNAAGTCAAAPCDANGHGTHTMGTMAGSDGGANQIGVAPDVKWIAANGCCPSDAALITSGQWMLEPTNLAGQNPDASKRPNIINNSWGSQQPSNDPFMEDIALAWEASGIFGMWANGNSGALGCQSSGSPGSRIINYSAGNYDINNNINNGSGRGTGQDGEIKPNISAPGTNVRSAIPGSGYANFSGTSMASPHVAGAIALLWSAAPSLVGNVAATKALLDNTASDKDSAQCGGTADDNNVYGEGRLDALALLNAAPIGDTGTLTGKVTNTATGAGIAGATITVTGPTERQLTTGADGTYTTQVTAGDYSLAVAAFGFKSVTGTATVTANATTTKDFALESAPTVNVGGTITDGSGHGWPLYAKVTVEGPGGVFDFTTPTNGRYSFQVPSNATYNVKIESQIPGYETVTKPVVVGAGNATLNVAVPVRGDSCLSAPGYVNGSDGVYETFESGAAPTGWTVVDNQVPANGQVWTFNNPGNRANLTGGSGKFAIADSDKYGSGGKQNTSLVSPKVDLTAVAAPVIKFGQDFNYLGGEKANVELSIDGGATWETVLTQATADVRGVKEIAIPQAAGKAEVQVRFHYFDASYDWWWQVDNVLIGSKVICQPVNGGLVTGHVTDTNTGAAVNGAVVTSGDKPAETTTTVSTPADTGLADGFYWLFSSVTGSHPFTAKAGNYTSKTTAVDVEADWTTLASFALDAGRLSVSPGTIETTLRMPTGKTTKSFTVTNTGKAPVDVEFGEVEGDVEILGADGSRKTRSEIEQSEGAPLQRLQVATSFGQKLNGKMPVPAAKPGISADPWAGISNYPSTVMDNRTVSLDGKIYSIAGGNGSASSANNYVYDPAAKTWTAIAPLPGARNAVTAGAVGGKIIVSSGWGASGPDAATWSYDPAANAWTAVKANPAPRAAAGQAVLDGKLYAIGGCTTAACTPMSNTVVRYDPASDTWETLANYPASVAFAACGAVGDAVVCTGGNNGTAGQKTGASYDPSSNTWTPIADAPADNWAASVATGGGKLLVVGGVQGAAVTNAGFAYDADANAWSSLPNANTARYRGGAACGFYKVGGSSGGFTATVDSEVLPGFEDCDEAAADVSWLTIDQKSVTLAPAAKVVVKVTTTAAVDQPGKYTAGISIKENTPYSVAPVGVTMNVNPPTTWGKLSGTVTGINCQGISVAIPGATVQVDSWAMSFTFTTDATGGYAYWLDRRNNPLTIIAAKDGWKPQVRQSSVNVAEPTVEDFALKPVKC comes from the coding sequence ATGTCATCACGCAACCGAAGAAGGGGCATCGCCAGATCACTGGTGAGTGCCATCGCCGCCGCGGCCGTCGTCGCGACGAGTCTGGCGGCCACAAGTGTGGGCGCACAGGCCGCACCTCAGGCGGACCCGCCGCCCGCCGCGGAGAAGATCAAGCCTGAACTGACCAAGGCCTTGCAGGCCAAAATGGCCACGGACTTCTGGGTCCGCTTCGGCGACCAGGCCGATCTGAGCCAGGCCGGCCGGATCACCGACTGGAACGAGCGCGGCACCGCCGTCGCCGCCGCCCTGCGCAAGACCGCGGCGGAGAGCCAGGCGAAGGTCCGTGCCGAACTCGACGGCATGCACCTGAAGTACGAGGCCTTCTGGGGCACCAACGCCATCAAGGTGTCGGGCGGCTCGATGGCGCACGTACAGAAGCTGGCCGCGTTCTCCGAGGTCGAGGGCCTCTACGCGCCGGTCCAGTACGTGGCGCCGAAGGTCGACAAGGACACCTCCGGCGACCACACCACCATGGCGGTGGAGTGGGGTATCGCCAACATCAACGCCGACGACGTGTGGTCGACGTACGGCGCCAAGGGTGCCGGCATCGTGATCGCGAACATCGACACCGGGGTGCAGTTCGACCACCCGGCGCTGGTGAACCAGTACCGCGGCAAGAAGGCCGACGGCACGTTCGACCACAACTACAACTGGTTCAACGCGGCCGGCACCTGTGCCGCGGCGCCTTGTGACGCCAACGGGCACGGCACCCACACGATGGGCACCATGGCCGGTTCCGACGGTGGCGCGAACCAGATCGGGGTGGCTCCCGACGTCAAGTGGATCGCCGCGAACGGGTGCTGCCCGAGCGACGCCGCGCTGATCACGTCGGGCCAGTGGATGCTCGAGCCGACCAACCTCGCCGGGCAGAACCCGGACGCGAGCAAGCGGCCGAACATCATCAACAACTCGTGGGGCAGCCAGCAGCCGTCCAACGACCCGTTCATGGAGGACATCGCCCTCGCATGGGAGGCGTCCGGCATCTTCGGGATGTGGGCCAACGGCAACAGTGGTGCGCTGGGTTGCCAGTCGAGTGGTTCGCCGGGCAGCCGGATCATCAACTACTCGGCCGGTAACTACGACATCAACAACAACATCAACAACGGCTCGGGCCGTGGCACCGGTCAGGACGGCGAGATCAAGCCGAACATCTCCGCGCCCGGTACCAACGTCCGCTCCGCCATTCCCGGCAGCGGCTACGCCAACTTCAGCGGTACGTCGATGGCCTCCCCGCACGTCGCGGGCGCGATCGCGCTGCTCTGGTCCGCGGCGCCCAGCCTGGTCGGCAATGTCGCGGCCACCAAGGCGCTGCTCGACAACACCGCGAGCGACAAGGACAGCGCCCAGTGCGGCGGCACCGCGGACGACAACAACGTCTACGGTGAGGGCCGGCTCGACGCCCTCGCGCTGCTCAACGCGGCCCCGATCGGCGACACCGGCACCCTGACCGGCAAGGTCACCAACACCGCCACCGGTGCGGGTATCGCCGGCGCCACCATCACCGTCACCGGCCCGACCGAGCGTCAGCTCACCACCGGCGCCGATGGCACCTACACCACCCAGGTCACCGCCGGCGACTACTCACTCGCGGTCGCGGCGTTCGGCTTCAAGTCGGTCACCGGTACCGCCACAGTGACCGCGAACGCGACCACTACCAAGGACTTCGCGCTCGAGTCCGCCCCGACCGTCAACGTCGGTGGCACCATCACGGACGGCTCCGGCCACGGCTGGCCGCTGTACGCGAAGGTGACCGTCGAGGGCCCGGGTGGCGTGTTCGACTTCACCACGCCGACCAACGGCCGGTACAGCTTCCAGGTGCCGTCCAACGCGACGTACAACGTCAAGATCGAGTCGCAGATCCCCGGCTACGAGACGGTCACCAAGCCCGTCGTCGTGGGTGCGGGTAACGCCACTCTGAACGTCGCCGTGCCCGTTCGCGGTGACTCCTGCCTCTCGGCTCCCGGTTACGTCAACGGTTCGGACGGCGTCTACGAGACGTTCGAGTCCGGCGCGGCGCCGACCGGCTGGACCGTCGTCGACAACCAGGTGCCGGCCAACGGCCAGGTGTGGACCTTCAACAACCCGGGCAACCGGGCCAACCTGACCGGCGGCAGCGGCAAGTTCGCGATCGCCGACAGCGACAAGTACGGCTCGGGCGGCAAGCAGAACACCTCGCTGGTCAGCCCGAAGGTGGACCTGACCGCGGTTGCCGCTCCGGTGATCAAGTTCGGCCAGGACTTCAACTACCTGGGCGGCGAGAAGGCCAACGTCGAGCTTTCCATCGACGGCGGCGCCACCTGGGAGACCGTGCTGACGCAGGCCACGGCCGACGTCCGCGGCGTCAAGGAGATCGCCATCCCGCAGGCGGCCGGTAAGGCCGAGGTACAGGTGCGCTTCCACTACTTCGACGCCTCGTACGACTGGTGGTGGCAGGTCGACAACGTACTGATCGGCAGCAAGGTCATCTGCCAGCCGGTCAACGGCGGTCTGGTCACCGGACACGTCACCGACACCAACACCGGTGCGGCCGTGAACGGCGCGGTCGTCACCAGTGGCGACAAGCCGGCCGAGACCACCACCACGGTCTCAACCCCGGCCGACACCGGTCTGGCGGACGGCTTCTACTGGCTGTTCTCCTCGGTCACGGGTTCGCACCCGTTCACCGCGAAGGCCGGCAACTACACCAGCAAGACCACCGCGGTTGATGTCGAGGCCGACTGGACCACCCTGGCGAGCTTCGCGCTCGACGCGGGCCGGCTCAGCGTCAGCCCCGGCACCATCGAGACCACCCTGCGGATGCCGACCGGCAAGACCACCAAGTCCTTCACCGTGACCAACACGGGTAAGGCGCCGGTGGACGTCGAGTTCGGTGAGGTCGAGGGCGACGTCGAGATCCTCGGCGCCGACGGCAGCCGCAAGACCCGGTCCGAGATCGAGCAGTCCGAGGGCGCTCCCCTGCAGCGGTTGCAGGTGGCCACCTCGTTCGGTCAGAAGCTGAACGGCAAGATGCCGGTGCCGGCCGCGAAGCCCGGTATCAGCGCCGACCCGTGGGCGGGTATCTCCAACTACCCGTCGACCGTGATGGACAACCGCACGGTCAGCCTCGACGGCAAGATCTACTCCATCGCGGGTGGCAACGGCTCGGCCTCCAGCGCCAACAACTATGTGTACGACCCGGCCGCGAAGACCTGGACGGCCATCGCGCCGCTGCCGGGTGCTCGTAACGCGGTCACGGCCGGCGCCGTCGGTGGCAAGATCATCGTCAGCTCCGGTTGGGGCGCCTCCGGTCCGGACGCGGCGACCTGGTCGTACGACCCGGCTGCCAACGCCTGGACCGCGGTGAAGGCCAACCCGGCACCGCGTGCGGCCGCCGGCCAGGCCGTGCTCGACGGCAAGCTGTACGCGATCGGTGGCTGCACCACGGCCGCCTGTACCCCGATGTCCAACACCGTGGTGCGCTACGACCCGGCGTCCGACACCTGGGAGACCCTCGCCAACTACCCGGCATCGGTGGCCTTCGCCGCCTGTGGCGCGGTCGGTGACGCGGTGGTCTGCACCGGTGGTAACAACGGCACGGCCGGCCAGAAGACGGGTGCCTCCTACGACCCGTCGAGCAACACCTGGACGCCGATCGCCGACGCTCCGGCCGACAACTGGGCCGCTTCCGTCGCCACTGGCGGTGGCAAGCTGCTCGTCGTCGGTGGTGTCCAGGGCGCGGCCGTCACCAACGCCGGCTTCGCGTACGACGCCGACGCCAACGCGTGGTCGAGCCTGCCGAACGCCAACACCGCGCGGTACCGCGGTGGCGCGGCCTGTGGGTTCTACAAGGTCGGTGGTTCCTCGGGTGGCTTCACCGCCACCGTCGACAGTGAGGTGCTGCCCGGCTTCGAGGACTGCGACGAGGCCGCGGCCGACGTCAGCTGGCTGACGATCGACCAGAAGTCGGTCACCCTGGCCCCGGCTGCCAAGGTAGTGGTCAAGGTGACCACCACCGCGGCCGTCGACCAGCCCGGTAAGTACACCGCCGGGATCAGCATCAAGGAGAACACCCCCTACTCGGTCGCACCCGTGGGCGTCACGATGAACGTGAACCCACCGACCACCTGGGGCAAGCTCTCCGGCACCGTCACCGGTATCAACTGCCAGGGCATCAGCGTCGCCATTCCCGGCGCGACCGTCCAGGTCGACTCGTGGGCGATGTCGTTCACCTTCACCACCGACGCCACGGGCGGCTACGCCTACTGGCTCGACCGTCGCAACAACCCGTTGACGATCATCGCGGCCAAGGACGGCTGGAAGCCCCAGGTCCGTCAGAGCTCGGTGAACGTCGCCGAACCGACAGTGGAGGACTTCGCCCTCAAGCCTGTGAAGTGCTAG
- a CDS encoding winged helix-turn-helix domain-containing protein translates to MGGSGRPEGESLPLLIAVSADPEQRMRLAELLDGVGPLLMVSGLDELRRLLDEGKPSPPAVIEPEPEPDGLKVDADRLVASWSDREVPLTMLERDLLTHLLTEPLQVWTYEALHQAVWGTGHLRSTADVHSLVKRLRRKLADLGNAVTIDAVRGIGFRLTDHQNPVRRTG, encoded by the coding sequence GTGGGTGGATCCGGCCGTCCCGAGGGGGAGTCGCTGCCGTTGCTGATCGCGGTGAGCGCCGATCCGGAGCAACGGATGCGCCTGGCCGAGCTGCTCGACGGCGTCGGCCCGCTGCTGATGGTCTCCGGTCTGGACGAACTCCGCCGCCTCCTTGACGAGGGAAAGCCCAGCCCGCCGGCCGTGATCGAGCCCGAGCCCGAACCGGACGGCCTCAAGGTCGACGCGGATCGCCTGGTCGCGAGCTGGAGCGATCGCGAGGTACCGCTCACCATGCTCGAACGCGACCTGCTGACGCACTTGCTCACCGAACCCCTCCAGGTCTGGACCTACGAGGCGTTGCACCAAGCGGTCTGGGGCACGGGCCACCTACGCAGTACGGCGGACGTGCACTCCCTGGTCAAACGCCTGCGCCGCAAACTCGCCGACCTCGGCAACGCCGTCACCATCGACGCCGTCCGCGGCATCGGCTTCCGCCTGACCGACCACCAGAACCCGGTACGCCGTACAGGCTGA
- a CDS encoding alpha-1,4-glucan--maltose-1-phosphate maltosyltransferase: MTGRIPITDVSPTVDNGAYPAKAAVGETFTVGATVFREGHDSVNANVVLTSPSGQTRRMLMVPLGQGTDDWQVEVVLAEPGPWTFAVEGWSDPYGTWRHAAEIKIPAGIDVDLVFAEGAAFFDRAAAGVPPAVRVDRATLSDAAQAVANPALPPEARLAAGTSPQVVGALSRYPVRELITASAAYPIWVDRKRALYGSWYEFFPRSEGARYDEGAGRWISGTFETAAQRLDAVAAMNFDILYLPPIHPIGKSFRKGPNNTLDPKPGDPGSPWAIGSSEGGHDAIHPELGTFEDFDAFVSRAREVGLEVAIDLALQASPDHPWVEEHPKWFSVRADGSIAYAENPPKKYQDIYPINFDNDPEGIYAEVLRVVKLWIAHGVTVFRVDNPHTKPVNFWEWLLGEVRKTDPDVLFLSEAFTRRPMMRELAKVGFHQSYTYFTWRNEKWELEEYLEEMTKETGHFLRPNFFVNTPDILTAYLQYGGPGAFKIRAAIAATSSPSWGVYAGFELFEHVALRPGSEEYLDTEKFQLRPRDFAAAEAEGRSLAPYITKLNDIRRRHPALQELRNLTLHQVDDEAISCWSKRTTGPDGHSDIVIVVVNTDPHTVRESLVNLDMAALGMRPEDTFTVHDEITGATWRWGRQNYVKLDPNGEPAHILAVRRGQA; the protein is encoded by the coding sequence ATGACAGGCCGCATCCCGATCACCGACGTCAGCCCGACCGTCGACAACGGGGCTTATCCCGCCAAGGCGGCGGTCGGCGAAACCTTCACCGTAGGGGCGACCGTGTTCCGGGAGGGACACGATTCCGTCAACGCGAACGTCGTACTCACCTCACCGAGCGGGCAGACCCGGCGAATGCTGATGGTCCCGCTCGGCCAGGGCACCGACGACTGGCAGGTCGAAGTGGTGCTCGCCGAGCCCGGCCCGTGGACGTTCGCGGTCGAGGGCTGGAGCGATCCGTACGGCACCTGGCGGCACGCGGCCGAGATCAAGATCCCCGCGGGCATCGACGTCGACCTGGTCTTCGCCGAGGGCGCGGCGTTCTTCGATCGCGCCGCGGCCGGGGTGCCGCCCGCGGTCCGAGTCGACCGGGCCACGCTGAGCGATGCCGCGCAGGCCGTCGCGAACCCGGCCCTTCCGCCCGAGGCTCGCCTGGCCGCCGGTACGTCGCCGCAGGTCGTCGGCGCGCTCAGCCGGTATCCCGTCCGCGAGCTGATCACGGCCTCCGCGGCGTACCCGATCTGGGTCGACCGCAAGCGCGCGCTGTACGGCTCGTGGTACGAGTTCTTCCCGCGCTCGGAGGGCGCGCGGTACGACGAGGGGGCCGGGCGCTGGATCTCCGGCACGTTCGAGACCGCCGCGCAGCGCCTCGACGCGGTGGCCGCGATGAACTTCGACATCCTTTACCTGCCGCCGATCCACCCGATCGGGAAGTCGTTCCGCAAGGGCCCGAACAACACGCTCGACCCGAAGCCGGGTGACCCGGGTTCGCCGTGGGCGATCGGTTCGTCCGAGGGCGGGCACGACGCGATCCACCCCGAGCTCGGCACGTTCGAGGACTTCGACGCGTTCGTCAGCAGGGCCCGCGAGGTCGGCCTGGAGGTCGCGATCGACCTTGCCCTGCAGGCCTCGCCGGACCACCCGTGGGTGGAGGAACACCCGAAGTGGTTCAGCGTCCGGGCCGACGGCTCCATCGCGTACGCCGAGAACCCGCCGAAGAAGTACCAGGACATCTACCCGATCAACTTCGACAACGATCCCGAGGGCATCTACGCCGAGGTGCTGCGGGTCGTGAAGCTGTGGATCGCGCATGGCGTGACGGTTTTCCGCGTCGACAACCCGCACACCAAGCCGGTCAACTTCTGGGAGTGGCTGCTCGGCGAGGTGCGCAAGACCGACCCGGACGTGCTGTTCCTGTCCGAGGCGTTCACGCGCCGGCCGATGATGCGCGAGCTCGCGAAGGTCGGGTTCCACCAGTCGTACACCTACTTCACCTGGCGCAACGAGAAGTGGGAGCTCGAGGAATACCTGGAGGAGATGACCAAGGAGACCGGCCATTTCCTGCGGCCCAACTTCTTCGTCAACACCCCGGACATCCTCACCGCTTACCTGCAGTACGGCGGCCCGGGCGCCTTCAAGATCCGCGCGGCCATCGCGGCCACCTCGTCTCCTAGCTGGGGCGTGTACGCCGGGTTCGAGTTGTTCGAGCACGTCGCGTTGCGGCCCGGCTCGGAGGAATACCTCGACACCGAGAAGTTCCAGCTCCGCCCGCGCGACTTTGCGGCAGCCGAGGCCGAGGGGCGCTCGCTCGCGCCGTACATCACCAAGCTGAACGACATCCGCCGTCGCCACCCGGCCCTGCAGGAGTTGCGCAACCTGACCCTGCACCAGGTGGACGACGAGGCGATCAGCTGCTGGTCGAAGCGCACCACCGGGCCGGACGGTCACAGCGACATCGTCATCGTGGTCGTCAACACCGACCCGCACACCGTTCGCGAAAGCCTGGTCAATCTCGACATGGCCGCACTCGGCATGCGCCCCGAGGACACCTTCACCGTGCACGACGAGATCACCGGCGCGACCTGGCGCTGGGGCCGCCAGAACTACGTCAAACTCGACCCCAACGGCGAACCCGCCCACATCCTCGCCGTCCGCCGCGGCCAAGCCTGA